A genomic region of Pseudochaenichthys georgianus chromosome 12, fPseGeo1.2, whole genome shotgun sequence contains the following coding sequences:
- the LOC117456423 gene encoding zona pellucida sperm-binding protein 3-like — MHCVSSKHSVMMVSFCQGALLLSLAAAVAVYADMKVDCGPDFVTLMWTESRPQADTSLLRLGNCFPTSFSAGEAYFYVDLTDCNFRRLVTGDALVYSNYLTYVASADSYNLAFTHPVVCAYERPKHWYATIYDPVFKTYSLGDLQFNIGLMNDDFSGPAESTRFPLGSIIPIMASVVQETHQPLLLLLEECVAATTPELYPESTMYPIITNKGCLLESVSSRSKFEPRQKSSEIRLSLQTFTFAMGEEVFIHCKLLAWDPNGLDGTKKACHFVEGHGWELLDNLAQSNLCDCCESKCKSRRQKSVASEKHGMVQKAVIGPFTITDVYS, encoded by the exons ATGCACTGTGTCAGTAGCAAGCATTCGGTCATGATGGTTTCATTTTGTCAAGGTGCACTGCTTCTGAGCCTGGCAGCTGCCGTGGCGGTATATGCAG ACATGAAAGTGGACTGTGGGCCAGATTTTGTGACGCTGATGTGGACAGAAAGCCGACCCCAGGCCGACACGTCGCTTCTCCGTCTGGGTAACTGTTTCCCAACTAGCTTCTCAGCAGGAGAGGCCTACTTCTATGTGGATCTCACTGACTGTAACTTTAGGAGACtg GTCACCGGGGATGCACTGGTGTACAGCAATTATCTGACCTACGTTGCTTCTGCGGATTCTTACAATTTGGCCTTCACCCACCCAGTTGTATGTGCATATGAGAG GCCCAAACACTGGTATGCTACGATATATGACCCGGTGTTTAAAACCTACAGTCTAGGAGATCTGCAGTTTAACATTGGCCTCATGAATG ACGACTTCTCAGGCCCTGCTGAATCTACACGCTTTCCTCTGGGCTCCATCATCCCCATCATGGCTAGTGTGGTGCAGGAGACCCATCAGCCCTTGCTGCTGCTTCTTGAGGAATGTGTAGCTGCTACCACACCCGAGCTGTACCCTGAAAGCACTATGTACCCTATAATCACCAATAAAGG ATGTCTTTTGGAAAGTGTGTCTTCACGATCAAAATTCGAACCAAGGCAAAAGTCATCGGAGATCCGCCTATCACTTCAGACCTTTACGTTTGCTATGGGAGAAGAG GTCTTTATCCACTGCAAACTTTTGGCTTGGGACCCCAATGGTCTTGACGGCACTAAGAAAGCCTGCCACTTTGTCGAAGGGCATGG TTGGGAGTTGCTGGACAACTTGGCCCAGAGCAATCTTTGTGACTGCTGTGAATCGAAATGCAAGTCAAGGAGGCAGAAGAGTGTTGCGTCAG AGAAACATGGAATGGTACAAAAAGCAGTCATTGGGCCATTTACCATCACAGATGTGTATTCCTGA